From a single Alkalihalophilus pseudofirmus genomic region:
- the cdaA gene encoding diadenylate cyclase CdaA: MFPFEDYTWLNYIGQVVDILLVTYVVYKLIMIIRGTRAVQLVKGITVILVVWFISRFFGLRTLEFLMSQTLTYGLLAIIIIFQPELRRALEQLGRGRFFSSRTPPEDDSTKKSIEGIVKASVYMGKRRIGALMSVERETGMSDYVETGIAMDAHLTSELLINTFIPNTPLHDGAVIIKGDKILAAGCYLPLSENPFISKELGTRHRAALGVSEVTDCLTIIVSEETGAISLTKNSELHRDLDEEQLRLLLENNLLTESKQQTSSRWKWGGKKNG, translated from the coding sequence ATGTTCCCATTCGAGGATTATACGTGGCTCAATTATATTGGGCAGGTTGTAGATATTTTACTTGTCACATACGTTGTGTACAAGCTCATTATGATCATACGCGGCACACGAGCAGTACAGCTTGTTAAAGGGATAACCGTTATCCTCGTTGTATGGTTTATAAGTAGATTTTTTGGCCTTAGAACGCTTGAATTCCTCATGTCTCAAACCTTAACTTATGGTTTGTTAGCGATTATTATCATCTTCCAGCCGGAATTGAGACGTGCGCTTGAACAACTGGGCCGAGGACGCTTTTTCTCAAGCAGAACACCACCAGAAGATGATTCTACGAAAAAATCAATTGAAGGCATCGTAAAGGCTTCTGTTTATATGGGGAAACGTCGCATTGGAGCGTTAATGTCTGTTGAACGAGAGACGGGGATGTCTGATTATGTGGAAACAGGTATTGCAATGGACGCTCACTTAACATCAGAGCTATTAATCAACACTTTTATCCCGAATACTCCTCTGCATGACGGAGCCGTTATTATTAAAGGAGATAAGATATTGGCTGCAGGTTGTTATCTTCCTTTATCTGAGAATCCATTTATCTCAAAAGAACTCGGGACGCGTCACAGAGCAGCGCTTGGAGTCAGTGAGGTTACAGATTGTTTAACGATCATTGTCTCAGAAGAAACGGGTGCGATTTCATTAACTAAAAATAGTGAATTGCACAGGGATCTAGATGAAGAACAATTAAGGTTATTGCTAGAAAATAATTTGTTAACAGAAAGCAAGCAGCAAACATCTTCTCGCTGGAAGTGGGGAGGGAAGAAGAATGGATAA